Sequence from the Rutidosis leptorrhynchoides isolate AG116_Rl617_1_P2 chromosome 3, CSIRO_AGI_Rlap_v1, whole genome shotgun sequence genome:
TTCAATCGCCACTCGTACCATCATCCATGTTCAATCGCATCACGATTCCGTCCACTGGCGGtcggatttgattctttggcggctGGAATCTGGTCAAACTCCGGCAGCTGCAGGTTTTATCGCACCAGGTTTTATGTTTGGTTATGTTTGGTTCAGCTACCCAACTCCCACCAGTAAAGTTCATGACGGTTTTTAATTGATTTTAGAGTTTCTGTCTATGTTAAGGTTTGAATGGATTACTCACTGAAAAAATTTAGGATGTTAGGGTAAGAAGGGATTGTacgattttatattttaatcttGTCATTGTATGATTTTAGGCTGTGTTAGAGGGAGATGAAATGAAATGAAAGGGAGGGAAAATAATGACAAGTAGTGTTGCTTTTAACAAAGAGGAAAGGAAATGAGGGAGGATGGATTCCTCTGGATCTTTCTTTCCAAATTGGAAGAATCTAACTCTTCCCATTCATTTCTGTTCACTTCATTTCCTTTTCTCTATGATTAAACTATGGAACACAGTCTTAATATTGTAAACGCGTGAAAGTCACAAGGGAGCTATAAAATTTTGTGGCTTGAATTTAATGGAGAAACTTGACGAACGATTTGCAGTAAAAATACGTACAATTCAAGGGAGGTGATTGTGGTGGTGGGAATGAAGatgttgatgaagatgataaagagGATTTTGGTGCAATTTTTAAACCAATCATGTATTTTTACTAACGATCGTTAATAAATTTGACAATGATTACCCCAATTAAACACTTCTTCAAATCGTAGTCCTTTTCTTGAGCAAATTAAAAATCGAAATCTTTTTCGGGCTTAGCAATTTGGGAGTTACCTTAATTGTCAAATTGGGTAACTTAGGTTACCATTTTGGGTCATTTTCCCTATTATTTATAGTGGTAATCGTTATAAATAAAAGTATGTTATTTGTTATTTATTGCATTGAGCGTTATAAGTTTTGTTTatgttaaatatattattattgttcAAACGTTGAAAAATCGAACCGGTAAGAAAAACCGAATCCAAGTCCCAAAAAAACTGAAAAAACCGGTCGAGAACCGAAGACAACGATTTCGAGAACCAGAACCGAAACCGATTCCAGCAAAAACCGTATTTTTTTTTGTCTATTTTTTTTCCGGATCCGGCTTTTTGTCCGGTTTGTGCACCTTTAAAATaacctatcaactttaacatcaTAAGTTAAGTCATGGGGTTAGACTATTTGTAAATATTCGTGAAAAATGGCATTCTTTTCAAACTGTGACTTATTCATCACAACGTAATACACAAACTTACAAGAAGCTTCACTAGTGAGCATCTTTCAGGATTCACATCTTTTCCTTCCCCTATGTCGAGCCTGAGATGACATATCAGCGGTATGAATTTAGTCATCTAGGTATGTTTAATTTTAACTTTTTTATCCATTATTATCTAGGTGCGTTTAACCTTACCAACAGAAAAAGGTTGTCTACTTTCACACAGAAGCCATTTGGCATAATAAAATTGAAGATTGTGACCATATCGATGTCGAGGATCAATCTGGTACAGTGTTTAAAAAGTAAGTCATTGGATAATCAATAACAAAGCATTCTTACAATAGTAAATTATGTCGGCATAGAGAAGGACTTACTGCTTCAAGTCAATACGATACAGTAAGTTTACGAGCGATTACAGGCCTTTCCCCACCTGCCATGTGAAAATTAAACGTAAAAGTTCAGAGATAGAGAAAACCAGGTTTGTTGTGATATAGTATATCAGATATACAAACATCGATGATGAACACTGTACCCTGGCAGCTTGGGTTTGTGCTCTTAACCATCGTGAAACGGCAGTTTCTGGTTTCTTGACTTCAAAGAATGAAACCGAGCTGCTATTTAGCTCCGCAAAATCTAAGGCCTTCCACCTACATAATAGGTGTTGAAAAGTTAGGAAAATGCTAAGAAAACTATTGTTGCAGGGAATATGTGTTGGAAAATTTTGTTGGAAAGTGTGTTACACCAATTTTTTGGacacaaattaatatataataaagtgATATATATTAACGACTATTTAGTGGGTTTTTGTAACCACTAATGAGAGCTTTAAAACGAACTAAAGCGTGTCCAAAAGGATTAATGGTGAATGATATATCGCGTCTCAAATTTGTTAGTTTAAGTGCAAAGTAAGAAATTAAAAGATTTATCAACCAAAGATTTGTAAATATTTTTATGTGATGTTGTAAATCTTTTTCAAATCCTAAAATATTTGATTTATCAATCAAGAATTTTGTAAATATTTTTTATGTGATTTTATAAATCCTTTTCAAATCCTAAAAGATTTGATTTATCAATCaaagattttgtaaatatattttgtgtGATCTCGTAAATCTTTTTTTACCTTTTGAGATCTTGTTTGCAAATACCAAAAATTGGTATTGAGAAAATAAGCATCAACTAACACACAAACAAATTTCATAACCCTCTTACACTAGTTTTCCAGCTTCTTCTTCGACAACTTCGGTCACCCCGCTTCCGGTCTCTTTTTCAGGCAAGTGCTCTCATCCGGCAGTACACGGtgcttcgaaccggtgtaccctgggaacagacgtcgaatctgtttaagggaattgtgtcaaacacaagcccggttcaacccttCAATTCGGTTTGATCGTTTTACGCTTATGTTTATCCTTATATATTGCATATCAAGATTCTTGTTTTCTATTTGTGATTACGTTAGTACATAGCATGTTTGTATGTTACTTGTAATTTTCAGTTTCGTATGTATACTTTTCCTACAAACTTAAACATATTTTCTGTGAAACTGACCTGGTAAATAGAGCTGAATATGTGTATGCATATATTTTGAAACTTCAATAGTAGAACCTTTGTTTATATGCTTATAATCTCATCATCACCGGTCGCCGTTCACAACTGTCTGCTACTGTTAATAACCACCGACCGCCGTCGCCTGTTTATGTTGTAATGTTCACCTTGAAATTCTGACCAAGACCCCTGTGTATTGTTCAATTAGGTTGCTCTGATTTTATATTGAATTGTGTAGTTTTGAATATGTGGGTAGTTTGAATGATATATGCTGATTGAAGTAACTAAGGAATCTTTTTTTTCCTATGTGGTGGGTCACTCAAATTGTGTTAAATATTCTTGAGGCTTACACAATGATTAAAGTTAAATTGTTTTTTGGAAATCTTGATAAAAGACAACATGTCACTCGTGCTtttgatgattttttttttttatgtataatgGACTACTTTTACATAAACATGGTTTGATGACTAATACTAGATTAACATGTTTTATATTTGCTATTGAttattttaattgtttaaaggtctttgttgacttttaaaacaaCTGATTAAACGAGTGCATGTGTAATTTGTGGTTTAAATTATCTATTAGTATATTTTTTGTGGTCTTGAATACTATGATCATAGTTTTATGACATTTATATAAATTTTGATGTTATTTTGGGTAAATGATTATGTGAAAGTTTGAAGGTTACAAATTGTGTGGAACTAGATTTGGTACACTGCCTTTAATTCGAATTTACTAATTCTGTTTTCCGGTCTTTTTCAGAATGTCTCAGTCGGATGCTACCCCAAATAATGGTGTAATTGTTGCACCGCTACCTAACGCGGTTGTTTCTCATGCTGAGAAACCTGAAAAGTTCACTGGTGTGGACTTTAAACGTTGGCAGAAAAAGATGCGTTTTTATCTGACCacgttgaaccttgcgaggttcttaacTGAAACCGCTCCCCAACTTGGTGAAGGGGATGCTCAAACTGCGAGCGCGGTTGAGGCGTGGAAAAATTCAGATTATCTGTGCCACAATTATGTCTTGAATGGTTTGGAGAATTCTCTTTATAACGTGTACTGCACAACAGAGACTGCCAAAGAATTATGGGAGTCTTTGGAGAAAAAGTACAAGACTGAAGTTGCTGGTACCAAGAAATGGGTAGTGGCTAAATTCTTGGATTTTAAAATGGTTGACTCAAAGACTGTTATGAGTCAAGTCCAAGAATTGCAAGTCATTATTCATGACATACATGCTAAAAAAATGGTAATCAGTGAGAGTTTCCAAGTTGCAGCAATAATTGAAAAATTACCACCAAGCTGGCTTGATTTCAAGAATTACTTGAAACATAAGCGAAAGGAGATGACTGTTGAAGACCTTGTGGTCCGTCTTCGCATTGAGGAAGACAACAAAGTTGCTCTTAAAAAGAGCATTACCCCTAGTTCAGCAAAGGTTAATATTGTTGAACATGGTTACTCCTCAAAAAGTAGCAAAAGTAAAGGAAAGACTGAGAAAAGTAACAAAGGGAAATGGTTCAAGCTTGGACCTAAAGGTGGCGTTTCCAAGAAGAAAGGTTTCTCTGGCAAATACTTTAATTGTAACCCAGCCGGGTCATCGTGCTGATGAGTGCAAGAAGCCAAAGAAAGAGACTACCCGGCAAGTTAACATGGTTGATGATGCTGACAACCTGATTGCTATGGATTCTGACCTCACTATTATGATTTTCGAGGTTAATCTGGTTGGTTCTAATACCAGAGAGCGGTGGGTTGATACTGGGGCCACCCATCATGTGTGTGCTGATAGGAGCCTCTTTAACACTTTAAAAGAGGTTACTAGTGGAGATAAGCTGTTTATGGGAAACTCTGCTACAGCTGATATCAAGGGTGAAGGAAATGTGATCCTGAAAATGACCTCTGGAAAGGAACTTACTTTGACTAATGTGTTGTATGTTCCTGAGATTCGTAAGAATCTTGTGTCTGGGTGGTTATTGAATAAGTTTGGCTTTAGACTATTGTTTGAGTCTGATAAGGTCGTGTTGACCAAAAATGGTGTTTATGTTGGTAAGGGTTATGCCCTTAATGGCATGTTTAAGCTAAATGCAATGGTTATTAACACTGAAGCTAATAAAACAAGTACTAGTTCTGTTTATTTGCTTGAGTCTTCTAATGTGTGGCATGGTAGACTAGGTCATGTTAATTTTAATTCCATTCGTcgcttaattaaattaaattgcatACCAACTTTACACATTGACTCAAACTATAAATGTAAAACATGTGTTGAAGCCAAATTAACAAGATCATCCTTCAAATCAGTTGAACGAATAACCGAACCCCTTGATATGATTCACACTGATGTGTGTGATTTGAAATCCATTCCAACAAGGAATGATAACAAGTACTTCATTACGTTTATCGATGATAGCACGAAGTACTGTTACGTTTACTTAttgaaaagtaaagatgaagcaattgagAAATTTATTTCTTATAAAAATGAAGTTGAGAATAAACTTGAACGGAAAATCAAGGTTGTCCgcagtgatagaggtggtgaatatgttgcaccttttgctgaattttgtgcgcaaaatggcattagacatgaatttactgcaccttactcaccccaatcaaatggcactactgaaagaaagaatagaaccttgaaagaaatgGTGAATGCCATGTTTGTGAGTTTGGGTGTAAGCCAGTCAATGTGGGGGGATGCCATCCTATCGAcaaactatcttttaaataagataccccaaAAGAAAAGGGATGAAACCTCATACGAGTTATGGTGGAAAAGAAAACCATCCTATGAGTACCTCAAAGTGTGAGGGTGCCTAGCGAAGGTAGTTGTTCTACTACCTAAGGCACAAAAGATAGGGTCAAAGACTGTTGACtgcatatttattggatatgttgaacaCAGTACGGCTTATCAGTTCCTTGTGCATGAATCTAAGATTTCGGATATACACAAAGGTTCAATCATTGAATCAAGAAATGCTTCGTTCTTTGAAAATGTATTTCCGTGCATTACAAATGAACATGGAAGTTTGTCTAGAATAGACGATGAAGGTGTTGAAGTTAAGACACCTCATGAACGAGTTCAAGAGGAACTAGTAGAATCCGAGGAAGAAGAGCTTGAGCTGAGACGGAGCAAAAGAGCAAGGACAGAAAAATCGTTTGGTCCTGATTTTCACATTTACATGGTTGAAAATGAACCTACAACTTACTGTGAAGTGGTGTCTTCCTCTGAAGGACCTCAATGGAAGGAGGCCATTAAAAGTGAAATAGATTCTATTTTACAAAACCATACTTGGGAGTTAGTGGATCTTCCTCCGGGATGCAATCCACTAGGTTATcgatggatcttcaagaagaagttaaagccagatggtaccattgataagtataaggcaaggttggtgatAAAAGGTTATAGGCAACGAGAAGGTCTATATTACTTTGATACATATTCGCCGGTAACGCGAATAACCTCAATCAAGTTGGTACTTGCTATTGCCACCATTAGAAACTTGGAAGTACATCAAATGTAtgtgaaaaccgctttcctaaatgaaaATCTAgaagaagaaatttacatggaacaACCTGAGGGGTTTCTGGCGCATGGACAAGAAAGGAAAGTGTGTAAACTTGTTAAATCTTTATATGGATTAAAACAAGCTCCTAAACAATGGCACCAGAAGTTTGATAATGTCATGCTTGATTCAGGATATAAGATCAATGAATGTGACAAGTGTGTGTATGTGAAAGACACACTAAGTGGATATGTTATCCTTTGTATATACGTAGATGATATGCTCATTGCTGGTAGTAAAGAGAAGATGATTAAATCTACAAAAGACATGTTGAAATCGAAGTTTGACATGAAAGACATGGGTTTAGCGGACCGAAAGTAGATTTATTCTAAGTCAAACCCATTATGTGGATAAAATTCTTGAGAAGTTCAATGCTAATGACTGTAATATAGCTAGAACTCCCATTGACCCAAGTCAACATCTAGTTAAGAACAGAGGAGAACCTGTTAACCAGTTAGAGTACTCAAGAATTATTGGCAGCttaatgtatctaatgagttgtactcgaccagacttagcatatgctgtaagcaagctaagtagatacacGAGTAATCCAGGAACGTTTCACTGGAATTGTATTACTAAGTTACTTCGGTACTTAATATATACCCGAGAGTACGGGATGCATTATAACAGATATCAGGCAGTGATTGAAGGTCACTGTGATGCAAACTGGATATCTGATACAAATGATTCCAGAGCAACAAGTGGGTACgtattcacacttggaggtgcTGCTATATCGTGGAAATCGTCTAAACAAACGAttattgctagatccacgatggaatcagAATTCGTCGCTTTAGACAAAGCTGGCGAAGAGGcagaatggctacgtcaattcgTTGAAGATATAACAAGATGGCCTAAACCGGTGTCGGCCATAAgtatacattgtgatagccaatcGGCGATTGGTAGAGCTCATAGCATAATGTATAATGGTAAGAATAGACATATATGACGTAGACATAATacagtacgacaactaatctctacaggaattatcactattgactatgtgaagtcaaaggataatattgcagatccgctgacaaaaggcttaagcagagagttagtgtaTAGGTCGTGCGTGGGAATGGGACTGAAGCTCCTGcaaggctaagtttatatgaaggaaaacctaacttagttgactggagatcccaagatctgagttcaataggacaacttacttgtatgaactggcgaagtcactgtgggggagttaattactaaactagcaaaccctacaccttttaaagggagtttactaattatgAGTAGACTTCCTAGTTCATTCCTAAAAGTGATATGTAAGAGGATAAGCCCTTatcttttaatgattcaactgaaataatcatgcgtggttaatcagtagccattcggtggtgaatcacctatgtgagagagaagtggagtcgcttcgaagggtattgttggggcacaatacttgataagctctcgcagaaccaggctaatgttcatgaccataacgaacataactatgaggacttgagaTTGTCAGgaagagtcttgtgtgaagcgtattatcgcctacacaaacggcagacgagtttaaagacatcgccgtctactcagagccagtagagtaagtgcgttttcacaagcgaaagttcaaaggataacacctacttatcgtatgcaagattcaaccgctAAAATTTAATCGGAAGATAGTTGTTACTAAGAAGCGATCTCCATTCATGTGAGGGATTGTTGGAAAATTTGGTTGGAAAGTGTGTTCCACCAATTTTTTGGacacaaattaatatataataaagtgATATATATTAATGACTATTTAGTGGGTTTTTGTAACCATTAATGAGAGCTTTAAAATGAATTAAAGCGTGTCCAAAACGGGttaatggtgaatgagatatcgcaTCTCAAAGTTGTTAGTTTAAGTGCAAAGTAAGAAATTAAAAGATTTATCAACGAAGGATTTGTAAATATTTTTATGTGATTTTGTAAATCTTTTTCAAATCCTAAAATATTTGATTTATCAATCTAAGGATTTTGTAAATATTTTTTATGTGATTTTATAAATCCTTTTCAAATCCTAAAAGATTTGATTTATCAATCaaagattttgtaaatatattttgtgtGATCTCGTAAATCTTTTCTTACCTTTTGAGATCTTGTTTGCACTATAAATACCAAAAATTAGTATTGAGAAAATAAGCATCAACTAACACACAAACAAAATTCATAACCCCCTTACACTAGTTTTCCAGCTTCTTCTTCGACAACTTCGGTCACCCCGCTTCCAGTCTCTTTTTCAGGCAAGTGCTCTCGTCCGGCAGTACACGCTGCTTCGAAcaggtgtaccctgggaacagacgtcgaatctgtttaagtgaattgtgtcaaacacaagcccggttcaacccctCAATTCGGTTTGATCATTTTACGCTTATGTTTATCCTTATATATTGcatatcaatattcatgttttctaTTTGTGATTACGTTAGTACATAGCATGTTTGTATATTACTTGTAATTTTCAGTTTTTCCTACAATATGTAATAAATAAATCCTTAAACAGTGGAGGTGGCAAGATGGGTGGTTGGATACCAGGATTAAAAATGTTTGGGTTGAGTTGCAAACACTTTTTTATGTATTAAACATGCTTGTGTTGGATACTAGGATTTAACATATGAGTAGACATACTCCCCCTGCCAGGGTAACTTAAGAGTTTCTCATTAGGCAGTAGTTCACTAACTAGCACTCTATTTAATGACCCATTGATAGGACACAAAACAATTCAACCCATTCATTAGTAGTAAATGAGTCGAAATTGCCATCTCTAGCAAATATGATGATTTATGCAAACAGTGAGATAGAACACAAAACAAGTCAACCCATTCATtagtaaatgggttgaaattgccatcTCTAGCAAATATAACATAATTTATGCAAACATTGAGATAAAACACAAAAAAAGTCAACCCATTCATTAGTTAATGGGTCGAAATTGTCATCTCTAGCAAATAACATAATTTATGCAAACTGTGAATACTAACCAACTTTCCTCAACTGAGACTGCACAATCAGGCAACTTTCTTCTAGTTCTAAAATTTTTATACACTTTCTGCAGCTTCTCTGTAGCCGCATCACGGTTCATGGTGATAAGCAATACTTAACAAATGCTTTTGTTAGACCAGAATCATGATTAATTTATAGCACTGAGACTATATCAAAATCTGAAGTTACAGACTCAAATTCAGAGTCTGAATCATCAGACTCTAAGATAGACTCAGTCAAAAAGGATGATACTGTGATCTTTGATACAACACATGATTTCAAAAGTGAAAAACAAAAGTGTTGTGAAGTTAAAGCTATTACTAAACTAAAAAGGAGAATTTCATAACTCTtcaaaatgctaaaagacaaaccTAAAGTCAAAACTATGTCAGACAAACCCAGGAGTCCTGAAAAGGTTACAAAATGGTTGAAAATTGACAAACAATGGTCAAATGTTCATAATCTATGTAAAAAGAAAATTGTTTGGATAAAAAATAAACCATTTGTTTGGAGAGTAAAAAGCTCTTCATGTGAACCCACTGTAAAGTGGGTTCCCAAAGGTAACTAATGTTTGTTGTTTTTGTGTCTTGTGCAGAATGAAATAAAATGGTTTTTAGATAGTggatgctcaagacacatgacaagATGCAAGGAGCATCTTGAAGGGTTTGTAGAAGAAAAAGGTCCCTCTGTTAGATATGGGGATAATTCTGTTGGAAAGACTATTGGATATGGTTTTGTCAAAGCTGGTGGTGTTTCTTTAAAAAGAGTTGCTCTTGTAGAAGGATTGATGCATAATCTGTTGAGTGTGAGTCAAGTTGCTGATGAAGATGTGAAATAAGGATAAGAAAAAATGCTGGAATCATCTATGATCCTAAAGGAAAACCTATCTTGGTTGCTTGGAGACAACAAAATGTTTATGTGGTTGATCTTGATGCTACAGATTCTGGCATTGATACTTGTCTTTATTCACAAACTATTCCTGAGTTGAATTGGTTATGGCATAGAAGGCTTTCTCATTTAAACTTCAAAAACATAAATGAATTTTCTAGAAAGGGGCCAGTAAGAGGACTGCCACAACTCTCCTACAAGAAAGATAAAGTCTGCTCTACTTGTGTTAAGAGTAAACAAACCAAAGCCCATTTTCACTCTAAGACTCTAGCTACAATTGATGAACCACTTCATATGCTTCATATGGACCTC
This genomic interval carries:
- the LOC139900477 gene encoding uncharacterized protein — protein: MSQSDATPNNGVIVAPLPNAVVSHAEKPEKFTGVDFKRWQKKMRFYLTTLNLARFLTETAPQLGEGDAQTASAVEAWKNSDYLCHNYVLNGLENSLYNVYCTTETAKELWESLEKKYKTEVAGTKKWVVAKFLDFKMVDSKTVMSQVQELQVIIHDIHAKKMVISESFQVAAIIEKLPPSWLDFKNYLKHKRKEMTVEDLVVRLRIEEDNKVALKKSITPSSAKVNIVEHGYSSKSSKSKGKTEKSNKGKWFKLGPKGGVSKKKGFSGKYFNCNPAGSSC
- the LOC139900478 gene encoding secreted RxLR effector protein 161-like; translated protein: MHYNRYQAVIEGHCDANWISDTNDSRATSGYVFTLGGAAISWKSSKQTIIARSTMESEFVALDKAGEEAEWLRQFVEDITRWPKPVSAISIHCDSQSAIGRAHSIMYNGKNRHI